The segment TCATTAATCAACGATCCAAGACACCCATATGGTAAGTTAATTAAGATCGATCGTTTGGGCAATGTCCTTGGCGGCGATGCCGTGATTTATTTGAATGTTGACAATGAGACACTATCGAAATTGGTTGTCAAGAGattacaaaataataaagcTGTCTTCTTCGGATCTCACACTCCAAAATTTATGGACAAGAAAACCGGTGTCATGGATATCGAATTGTGGAATTATCCTGCCATCGGCTATAACTTATCTCAGCAAAAGGCATCGCGTATCAAATACCATGAAAGTTTGATGACTCATGCTATGTTGATCACTGGTTGCCACGTCGATGAAACGTCTAAAGTACCACTTCGCTACCGCGTTGAAAATTCCTGGGGTAAAGATTCTGGTAAAGACGGTTTGTACGTGATGACCCAACAGTATTTTGAGGAGTACTGTTTCCAAATCGTAGTCGACATCAATGAATTGCCGGAAGAGTTAGCTTCAAAATTCACTtcaggaaaagaagaacccATTGTGTTGCCCATCTGGGATCCAATGGGTGCTTTGGCCAAATAAATAATCCCAGTGACACTAATGTAAATATGCGCGTCTcgattattttttatagtCTATATacataagaaaagaaataaaaaatgttaaCGTGTATATCGTTTTATGTAATTAATGAGGGTCATTTTCTGGAAACGCAAAAAACGgtaaatggaaaaaaaaataaagatagaaaaagaaaacaagcAAGGAAAGGTTCTCACATTAAACAACCAAGTGGATATCTCAACAGCAATAAACCAGTTTTTGCATCGCTGAACAAAACAGTATTTAAGCCGAAACATTTTTCTAAAGGCAAACAAGGTATTCCATATTTGCTGGACGCGTTCTTTCTCTCGTTTCATATGCATAATCCTGTCATTGgcctcttctttttcctgGCTTAAACAACCCGTTTTGTAAAAGAAAGTTCTATTTACATATTTCATTCATTTGGCTACCGTACTAAGGATATATAAGTTTAGTCCTGCTGTCCTTCGGCCCCATCGCGTAATTATAAACTACAAACCcatattttgatgaaagtgaggaaatatattattttatgCCTTTGGTGGGCCTTTTCAACATCTACTCTTGTATTATCACAACAAATTCCATCGAAGGACCATACATCACGACAATATTTTGCCATAGAAAGCAACGAAACGTTGTCTCGCTTAGAAGAGATGCATCCGAACTGGCGATATGAACATGATGTCCGAGGGCTACCCAACCATTATGTTTTTTCTAAAGACCTACCAAGATTGGGCAAAAGATCATCATTAGAAGAGTTAcaggaaaataatatcGACCACATATTATCAGTTCATGATTTATCTCCTCGTAACGACTTGTTTAAGAGACTGCCCGTACCAGCTCCACCAATGGACTCGAGCTTGTTGCCAGTaaaagaagctgaagaTAAACTTAGCATAAATGATCCGCTTTTTGAGAGGCAATGGCATTTGGTCAATCCAAGTTTCCCCGGCAGTGATATAAATGTTCTTGATCTATGGTACAATAATATTACAGGCGCGGGGGTCGTGGCTGCCATTGTCGATGATGGCCTTGACTACGAAAATGAGGACTTGAAGGATAATTTCTGTGCTGAAGGTTCTTGGGATTTCAACGACAATACAGATTTGCCAAAACCGAGATTATCAGATGACTATCATGGTACAAGATGTGCAGGTGAAATAGCTGCCAAAAAAGGTAACAATTTTTGTGGTGTCGGGGTAGGTTACAACGCTAAAATCTCAGGCATAAGAATACTATCCGGCGATATCACTACCGAAGACGAAGCCGCTTCCTTGATTTATGGTCTAGACACAAatgatatatattcttgCTCATGGGGTCCCGCCGATGATGGGAGACATTTACAAGGCCCTAGTGACCTGGTGAAGAAGGCTTTGGTGAAAGGTGTAACTCAGGGAAGAAATTCCAAGGGGGCGATTTATGTTTTTGCTAGTGGAAATGGTGGGAGTCGTGGTGATAACTGTAATTACGACGGTTATACTAATTCCATATATTCTATTACTATCGGGGCTATCGATCACAAAGATTTACATCCTCCTTATTCTGAGGGTTGCTCTGCCGTCATGGCAGTCACCTATTCTTCAGGTTCAGGCGAATATATTCATTCGAGTGACATCAATGGCAGATGCAGTAATAGCCATGGCGGAACTTCTGCAGCTGCTCCCTTAGCTGCCGGCGTTTACACTTTATTATTAGAAGCGAACCCAAGCCTAACCTGGAGAGATGTACAGTATTTATCGATTTTATCTGCGGTAGGATTGGAAAAGAATACTGATGGGGATTGGAAAGATAGTGCCATGGGAAAGAAATACTCTCATCGCTATGGCTTTGGTAAGATCGATGCCTATAAGTTGGTTGAAATGTCTAAGACCTGGGAAAATGTAAACCCCCAAACGTGGTTTTACTTGCCAACATTATATGTTTCCCAGTCCACAAACTCCACGGAAGAGACGTTAGAATCTGTTATAAACATATCAGAGAAAAGTCTCAAAGATTCCAACTTTAAGAGAATTGAGCATGTCACGGTAACTGTAGATATTGATACAGAAATTAGAGGAACTACGACTGTAGATTTAATTTCACCAGCGGGAGTAGTTTCAAACCTTGGTGTCGTAAGATCAAGAGATGTTTCGTCAGAGGGATTCAAAGACTGGACATTCATGTCTGTAGCACACTGGGGTGAGAGCGGAGTAGGTGATTGGAAAATAAAGGTTAAAACAACAGAAAATGGACACAGAATTGACTTCCACAGTTGGAGGCTAAAGCTTTTTGGGGAATCCATTGACCCGTCCAAAACAGAAACTTTCgtttttggaaatgatAAAGAGGAGGTGGAACCAACTACTACAAAGGATGCCCCATCACAATTTTCTACCGGCACAATTTCCATTTCCGCCAGCACGACTTCTGTTTCCACTACCTCGATCGGCGTGGAAACCTCAGCCGTCGCTCAAACCACCAGTACAACTACTGACCCTGATTCTGATCCAAATACTCCTAAAAAACTTCCCTCTCCAAGACAAGCCAtgcattattttttaacaatatttttgattGGTGCCATATTTTTGGTATTATACTTCATGTTTTTTATGAAATCAAGGAGAAGAATCAGAAGGTCAAGAGCGGAGACATATGAATTTGATATCATTGACACTGACTCTGAATACGATTCTACTTTAGATAATGGCACTTCCGGAATTACTGAACCCGGAGAAGTTGAAgactttgattttgatttgtCCGATGAAGATCATCTTGCAAGTTTGTCTTCATCGGAGAACGGTGATGCTGAACATACAATCGATAGCGTACTAACAACTGAAAATCCATTCAGTGACCCAATAATGCAAGAATCTCCAAAAGACAGTCGCGAAGCAACTGCTTCCAATGTATTACAAAAACTAGAGTCTGATGTTCCTCCGTCCTCTGGGCAATCATAAATCGATGTACAGAAAGCTTCGAGTTACAAAATAgcattcttttcttataGAATATATTACTCTCATACGCATAcgtatatgtatatatgatATATAAACAAACATTAATATCCTATTCCGTCTGTTCGAAATTCATATGAAGTATTTTATTTCGCTTCTTTGCACCCGCgaatgaaatgaaaagtCCGAACCGATATACCAATAACGTAAAAGGGGAGGGTCCAATTAATGCATATTTAAGGCCGCAGCGAAATGTCTTATAAACAGCaaacaaaacaagaaaacaagtAAAGTAAACCTTAACTGCCTAGAAAGAATGACATCATTCAGTAAGAGAATGGTCTCCGGATTTTCCGGAACTATCAGCATATGTTTACTGAcatgctttttctttgaaaaagtttgcGGTGATATGGAGCATGATATGGGTATGGATGATACTTCGGAGTACACGAGGCCAGAAATTGTGGAGGCTGGGTCGAAATCTTTCCACTGGCTCTGCGCTTTGGGGTTTCTGTTGCTTTTACCATCTGTCGTTACATGCCTTTCGTTTGCGGGAAGGATATACTCGGCTACTTTCTTACAATGCATTTGTGCCGTTTATGCCTTCTTTGAGGCTGCCGTCTTCAGGTTCCAAGACAATGACGGGGTCGAAAACAGAACTTCAAGGGGGACTGCATG is part of the Saccharomyces paradoxus chromosome XIV, complete sequence genome and harbors:
- the KEX2 gene encoding kexin KEX2 (Kexin, a subtilisin-like protease (proprotein convertase)~similar to YNL238W); translated protein: MKVRKYIILCLWWAFSTSTLVLSQQIPSKDHTSRQYFAIESNETLSRLEEMHPNWRYEHDVRGLPNHYVFSKDLPRLGKRSSLEELQENNIDHILSVHDLSPRNDLFKRLPVPAPPMDSSLLPVKEAEDKLSINDPLFERQWHLVNPSFPGSDINVLDLWYNNITGAGVVAAIVDDGLDYENEDLKDNFCAEGSWDFNDNTDLPKPRLSDDYHGTRCAGEIAAKKGNNFCGVGVGYNAKISGIRILSGDITTEDEAASLIYGLDTNDIYSCSWGPADDGRHLQGPSDLVKKALVKGVTQGRNSKGAIYVFASGNGGSRGDNCNYDGYTNSIYSITIGAIDHKDLHPPYSEGCSAVMAVTYSSGSGEYIHSSDINGRCSNSHGGTSAAAPLAAGVYTLLLEANPSLTWRDVQYLSILSAVGLEKNTDGDWKDSAMGKKYSHRYGFGKIDAYKLVEMSKTWENVNPQTWFYLPTLYVSQSTNSTEETLESVINISEKSLKDSNFKRIEHVTVTVDIDTEIRGTTTVDLISPAGVVSNLGVVRSRDVSSEGFKDWTFMSVAHWGESGVGDWKIKVKTTENGHRIDFHSWRLKLFGESIDPSKTETFVFGNDKEEVEPTTTKDAPSQFSTGTISISASTTSVSTTSIGVETSAVAQTTSTTTDPDSDPNTPKKLPSPRQAMHYFLTIFLIGAIFLVLYFMFFMKSRRRIRRSRAETYEFDIIDTDSEYDSTLDNGTSGITEPGEVEDFDFDLSDEDHLASLSSSENGDAEHTIDSVLTTENPFSDPIMQESPKDSREATASNVLQKLESDVPPSSGQS